The Trichocoleus sp. sequence AATCAGCAGGAACAGAGAAAAGTAAAAAGCATAATACAGCTTGTAACAAGATTTGAAATTCTATTGAGCCATGAGTGATACTTAAAAGCGTTGTAAAACAGTAGTCCAAAGTCTTTCTGGAATTAACGCTTCGCTAAGCTAAATTTCTATTTCCAGCATATCAATCACTCTTAGGATGGATTCTGAGAATGACTGTTTAGTATAGTCTCCTTTTTTATTCCTATTATTTTATTTCACCAAATTCGATCGGTAAATTTGTACTGAAATTGTTACCATTACTACGAAGTAATGTCTGCCTTGTCTCCTGATAAGAGACGCAAAAAACCCTTTCAGATTCTCAGATTGGTTCGCCATACAATACTTTTCCGCGCATTAAAGTCAACCTAGATTACTGGAAGAATTTATGAAAGCACTGCTGCTCTACCCCCAGTTTCCTCAGTCTTTCTGGTCTTATGATCGCTTCATGGAAATTGCCGGACTAAAGGCAGTGATCCCGCCTCTGGGAATTATTACAGTTGCAGCACTTTTGCCGCAGGACTGGGAGATTCGGTTCCACGATCGAAATGTTGCTTGTGAAACCGCAGCAGATTGGGAGTGGTGCGACATCGTGATCCTTTCAGCCATGCTGGTACAAAAGCCAGATTTCCAGGCACTGATTCGGAAAGCAGTTCAGTTGGGCAAACCAGTTGCTGTGGGCGGTCCCTATCCCACTTCTGTTCCTCAAGATGCTTTAGAGGCTGGAGCCAATTTCTTGGTTCTGGATGAAGGCGAGATGACCGTTCCCCAATTTCTGGCAGCGATCGATCGGGGTGAAACCGAGGGAGTTTTCCGCTCACTTGATAAACCAGATGTAACCCAAAGCCCTCTGCCACGTTTCGATTTGCTTCAGCAGGATGCTTACCTGATGATGGCAATCCAATTTTCGCGCGGATGCCCGTTCAACTGCGAATTTTGTGACATCATTTCTCTCTATGGTCGCAAGCCTCGCACAAAAGAACCGAGTCAAGCTCTGGCGGAGTTGCAAGCTCTCTACGACTTAGGTTGGCGCGGCTCACTCTTCATTGTGGATGACAACTTTATTGGCAACCAGCGAAACGTCAAACGCTTCCTGCATGACCTGATTCCCTGGATGCAGCAGCACAACTACCCGTTCACTTTCATCACAGAAGCGTCGGTCAACCTGGCAGAGGATGACGAATTACTTCAGTTGATGAGTGAAGCAGGATTTTATGCCGTCTTCCTGGGTATTGAAACCCCCGACCAAGACAGCTTACAAGTTACCCGCAAAGTGCAAAACACCCGTAATCCTCTCGTTGAAGCTTGCAACAAAATCAATGAGGCAGGGTTGTTAATTTATGCTGGATTTATTCTCGGTTTTGACGGAGAACGGTTCGGAGCAGGCGATCGGATTCAAGCCTTTATTGAACAAACTAGCATTCCTCAACCGATGCTAGGTATTCTCCAAGCATTACCCAATACAGCCCTTTGGGAACGACTCAAAAAAGAGCAGCGCTTAATTGACGAAGGCAGTCATCCAACAGGCGATCAGAACACGCTGATGAATTTCGTCCCAACTCGTCCGCTTGCCGAAATTGCCAGAGAGTATGTTGAAGGTTTCTGGACGCTGTATGAACCCCAGAACTATCTCAAGCGTTGTTTGCAACAATGTCTCAAAGTTCGTTCTCCGAAGCACCAAACACACATGATGCAGTTTCCGCTTGGCAAGAGCATCCAGTTTCTTGCTCAACTGATCTGGTATCAGGGGATTTGCCGTTCTGAAATTCGGGGACAGTTTTGGCGACAGCTCTGGATTATCCTGGTGAAGAAACCGCAGGTTCTCAATCTATATTTGGGGTTATGCGCGGCTGGTGAACACTTTTGGGAATATCGTGCGTTAGCGAGAGAACGCATTGCTCAACAGCTGGGTTATGACCCGCTAGAAACCCCAACAACGTTTGTTCCAGAACGGATATCGGTCACATCTTAACTGCCGATCGGGGACGGAGCCGCACTTCTGTCCCCCATCAACCCGTTCTATATCGAGCCATTCAGGTATGGGCAGCAAGCACGAAACCCATTTGGATTAAGGCTGCTTACCCTCAAGTTCAGTCATATCTTTTCGGATCTTTTTTATCTTTTTTTGTGCCATCAGGTTGTGCTTTTGGCTTTTTAGTTTCTTTGTTGCTTTTCTGCTCTTTTGACATATTGATTCCTTAATTCATCTTTGTTGTTTAAACGTTGACTTTTTGCAATGCTTCCCTGAGTCCTAATTCCCGCTCAATCCGGTCACTGAGTCTCTTTCTGGTCAGCCACGAAGTTTGCTCACACCTGGCTCTAACTTGTGATTTTATTGCCGATTGTCACGATTCACATAAATCATATTAGCATCAGCAAAAATTATTGCCTTTTCACTGAATCTCAGCCCACTACTCGTCGATGATTTTTCCCCGCATCAACTTGATTTGGCTTCGCTTACTTTTACTGTCAAGCCGTTTTCGCTGAGAACTACGGGTGGGTTTACTAGGCTTACGAGGTTTCGGTAAGGTGATTGCACTCTTAATCAGCAACTGCAATCGCTGTAGTGCCTCTTCGCGGTTCTGCTCCTGACTGCGGTGTTCCTGAGATTTAATCACGATCACGCCTTCTTTAGTGATCCGCTGATCATTCAATTGCAACAGACGCTCTTTGTATGGCTCCGGCAAAGAAGACGCCAGGATGTCAAAGCGCAAATGGATAGCAGTTGCCACCTTATTTACGTTTTGACCCCCTGCACCTTGAGAGCGCACTGCACTCATCTCAATCTCTTGTTCTGGAATTGTCACAGTGTTAGAAATTTGCAGCATAAGTTTAGTCTAGCAAGCAATGTTCCAACACCCAATCCAGTAGGTGAGGCTGCTCCAGCCGTTGCTCAAGCTTCAAGGCTGACAAGACCTCTAAACAACCTCTCTTACTTACTGCACTGGAAGAACGCGACCGCCAACGGTGGTAATGTGACCTCGATCGAATAAGGATGTCCGTGATAGGGAATCTCATCTGCATTGACACCACCAAAATTACCCACTCCGCTACCACCATATTCTGCGGCATCACCGTTCAATCGCTCTTGCCAAAAACCTGCATGAGGGACTCCCACCCGGTAATTGTAGCGAGGCAACGGCGTGAAGTTGCAGGTCACCAGGATCATATCTTCTTCCGTTCGGCTTTTGCGGAGCAGCGTAAAGACACTATTATCCACATCGTTACAGTCGATCCACTCAAACCCATCAGGTTCGCAGTCCAACTCATGCAAGGCTGGTTCGCTGCGGTAAAGTCGGTTCAGGTCAGCAACCCATCGCTGTAGCCCTTGATGCATCGGCTGTTCCAGAAGATGCCAGTCGAGGCTTTTGTCATGATTCCATTCTGCCCATTGTCCAAATTCACCGCCCATAAACAGCAGCTTTTTCGCCGCTTGTGCATACATGTAGCCGTAGAGCGATCGCAAGTTGGCAAACTTTTGCCATATGTCTCCAGGCATCTTATTAATCAGCGAACCCTTACCATGAACGACTTCATCATGCGAGAGCGGCAAAACGAAGTTCTCCTGGAAAGCATAAAGCATCCGGAAGGTGACCTGGCTGTGGTGATATTTCCGGTGGACTGGCTCATGCGAGAAGTAGCTCAGAGTATCATGCATCCAGCCCATATCCCACTTCAGCCCAAAGCCCAGCCCACCTACATAGATTGGGCGTGACACCATGGTAAAGGCGGTAGATTCTTCAGCGATCGTCTGTACATCCGGGAAGTGAGCATAAACGGCTTCATTGAAGCGCCGCAAAAAGCTGATCGCCTCTAAATTCTCATTACCACCCTGCGAATTGGGAATCCATTCACCATGCTTGCGGGAATAGTCGAGATAAAGCATTGAGGCAACAGCATCAACCCGCAGCCCATCGATATGAAACTTATCGAGCCAGAAGAAGGCGCTGCTGATCAGGAAGCTGCGAACTTCATGTCGCCCATAGTTGAAGATGAGACTGCCCCAATCGGGATGGTAGCCCTGCCTGGGATCAGCATGTTCATAGAGGTTTGTGCCGTCAAAATAAGCGATCGCATGTTGATCCATTGGGAAATGGGATGGAACCCAATCGAGAATCACACCAATATTGTGCTGATGCAAATAATCAACAAGGTACTGAAAATCTTGCAGCGTCCCAAAACGGCTGCTTGGGGCAAAAAATCCGGTGGTCTGATAGCCCCAGGAGGCATAAAAGGGATGCTCGGTGATTGGCAGAAATTCAACGTGGGTGAACCCCATTTGCGTCACGTAGTCTGCCAGCTTATGCGCCATTTCGCGATAGGACAGCGATCGATCGCCTTCTTCGGGTACATGCATCCAGGAACCAAGATGCACTTCGTAGATGGACATTGGAGCATCTAGCGCATTCCGCTGCTGACGAGTTGCCATCCAGTCAGCATCATTCCAGGTATACTCACTATCCCAAACGACTGAAGCAGTTTTAGGCGGCACTTCATACGCCAGCGCCATTGGATCAGCCTTTTCAACTTCGTAGCCCTGATGTTGTGAAACGATGCGATATTTATAAACGCTGCCTTTGCTGATTCCCGGAATCCAGCCTTCCCAAATTCCAGATTGCCCCTTACGAACCAGGGGATGACTGTCTTGGCTCCAGTTATTAAAATCCCCCTTAACAGAGACATAAGCAGCGTTAGGTGCCCAGACTGCAAAATAGACTCCATCAACGCCATTGTGGTGAACGAGATGTGCTCCCAGCTTCTCATACAAGTGAAAATGCGACCCCTCATTAAACAGGTAAAGGTCCTCTTCAGTAAGTAGCGTAAGTTGGGTTTGAGCCGTTGAATAAATTGCAGTCATGACACCTCTCAAGTTGGATCAAACAAATTTTATTTGTCTCTCCCACGATGGTAAGAAAAAGCTTTTGAACTGCATTCTCACTTTTGAAGGAGTTTTGCAAGTTTCATATCAAGTAATAGACTTCTAGATCAGTTAAGGCTCTGATTCTAGAATTTTGCGGGCCTCTGCCAAAGACTGCCGCTGCGCCTCTGTCACCACTGGGTATTCAAGCCCCAGGTTTTCTAGAGTCTGCTGAATAATACCAGCCACGACTAGCCGCATATACCATTTTCGATCGGCTGGAATAATATACCAGGGTGCCCATTCCGTACTGGTGCGATTAAAGATATCTTCATAGGCATTCATATAATCCTGCCAATGTTGTCGCTCTTGGACATCGCTTGCAGAGAATTTCCAGTTCTTTTCAGGAAGATCGAGCCTTGCCAAAAACCGTTTTTTTTGTTCTTCTTTCGATACGTTCAAGAAAAACTTCAGAACGATTACCCCATTGTTCACCAAGTATTTTTCAAAATTGTTAATCTCTTCAAATCGCTGCTCCCAAATTCTCTTACTTTTCTTGAGTTTCTCAGGTAGCTGCTGCCGCTCTAGCAGTTCAGGATGGACGCGCACAACCAGCACTTCCTCATAATAAGAGCGGTTAAAAATGCCAATTCTGCCGCACTCTGGCAAAGATTTACTGTAACGCCATAAGTAATCATGATCGAGTTCTTCCATAGAGGGTTGCTTAAAGCTAAACACCTGGCAGCCCTGCGGATTGATGCCTGACATAACGTGCTTGATCGTGCTGTCCTTTCCGGCTGCATCCATTGCCTGAAATAAACAGAGCAGCGAGTAGGTGTTTTGGGCATAAAGCTTTTCCTGAAATTCACCGAGGCGTTTGATGCCGCGCAGCATCAGTTCATCTGCCTGTTCTTTCAGTTCTTGCTTGGAAAGTTTAATTTCCTTGTCCTCAAAGCTACCAATGAAGCGAGAATCGTAGTCTTTGAGTTTAGTTTTTGAGCCTGGTTTGACGATGAATGGATCAAACTTCATGGCGATCGCCTCCTTGGGGAAAGTTATCTTTAGCAACCTGCTCATCCAGCATTGACAAAATTCCAAACTCAGGTTGGATTGATAATGCTATCACCTTCTCGAATTGGGCTGGTGGTGTAAGCGATCGGGTAAAAGCTGTTGACTAGTATTGTTGACTAGTATATTGATCTAGACGTCCCGTTGCTTGCAATACAACCTTGAGAAATTATTGGGGTGCGATCGATAGAAGAATAGCCTGTTCTACTAATAAGAAAATCCCGCTATTTCCAGAAGTACCCAACATCTGACAAACCCTATTTATTGCTCACCCTACATCGATCGATATTCTGAGCCATTTCAGCAGTTTGTGACTTTCAAGGCTAACGGGTAAGACCGATCGAGAGAGAAACAAACCCAACTTTGAAATCTATTTAAGAACATTGACGAAACCAGTTTAAAGAAGGCATTGCTACCTGGATTTTGGGATTTATCTCAATACCCACTGAAATTTAGTTTAGTGAAGCAACATTTAACTGATTCCATTCAAAGCGCTACTCATAAAGCCTCTAAACGAGTACAACTTCTACTCAGAAAATTATCGTTTGAGACAGCGCATGGGAACTATCTCAAGACAGATTTTGAGGTATAGCAAGGAAAAGAGAATGTTATTTCGTTTTCAATAAGCTGTTCCAATTCAGCAGCGATCGATTACAAACTCTGTTGCATTGATAGCTAAATTTGATGCTCAAAAGATAGGGAATTTGTCATAGCGTTCATCTAGTTTCTGTAAAATTTTATAGCAGTTGTCTTTAGGGCTAAAATACCTCGCTGAGTAAAACTTGCAGCCGATCGCTTGGCTCCATGGCATCGTTCCAGCAAGCTTCAAAAAC is a genomic window containing:
- a CDS encoding B12-binding domain-containing radical SAM protein; protein product: MKALLLYPQFPQSFWSYDRFMEIAGLKAVIPPLGIITVAALLPQDWEIRFHDRNVACETAADWEWCDIVILSAMLVQKPDFQALIRKAVQLGKPVAVGGPYPTSVPQDALEAGANFLVLDEGEMTVPQFLAAIDRGETEGVFRSLDKPDVTQSPLPRFDLLQQDAYLMMAIQFSRGCPFNCEFCDIISLYGRKPRTKEPSQALAELQALYDLGWRGSLFIVDDNFIGNQRNVKRFLHDLIPWMQQHNYPFTFITEASVNLAEDDELLQLMSEAGFYAVFLGIETPDQDSLQVTRKVQNTRNPLVEACNKINEAGLLIYAGFILGFDGERFGAGDRIQAFIEQTSIPQPMLGILQALPNTALWERLKKEQRLIDEGSHPTGDQNTLMNFVPTRPLAEIAREYVEGFWTLYEPQNYLKRCLQQCLKVRSPKHQTHMMQFPLGKSIQFLAQLIWYQGICRSEIRGQFWRQLWIILVKKPQVLNLYLGLCAAGEHFWEYRALARERIAQQLGYDPLETPTTFVPERISVTS
- the arfB gene encoding alternative ribosome rescue aminoacyl-tRNA hydrolase ArfB, coding for MLQISNTVTIPEQEIEMSAVRSQGAGGQNVNKVATAIHLRFDILASSLPEPYKERLLQLNDQRITKEGVIVIKSQEHRSQEQNREEALQRLQLLIKSAITLPKPRKPSKPTRSSQRKRLDSKSKRSQIKLMRGKIIDE
- the glgB gene encoding 1,4-alpha-glucan branching protein GlgB, yielding MTAIYSTAQTQLTLLTEEDLYLFNEGSHFHLYEKLGAHLVHHNGVDGVYFAVWAPNAAYVSVKGDFNNWSQDSHPLVRKGQSGIWEGWIPGISKGSVYKYRIVSQHQGYEVEKADPMALAYEVPPKTASVVWDSEYTWNDADWMATRQQRNALDAPMSIYEVHLGSWMHVPEEGDRSLSYREMAHKLADYVTQMGFTHVEFLPITEHPFYASWGYQTTGFFAPSSRFGTLQDFQYLVDYLHQHNIGVILDWVPSHFPMDQHAIAYFDGTNLYEHADPRQGYHPDWGSLIFNYGRHEVRSFLISSAFFWLDKFHIDGLRVDAVASMLYLDYSRKHGEWIPNSQGGNENLEAISFLRRFNEAVYAHFPDVQTIAEESTAFTMVSRPIYVGGLGFGLKWDMGWMHDTLSYFSHEPVHRKYHHSQVTFRMLYAFQENFVLPLSHDEVVHGKGSLINKMPGDIWQKFANLRSLYGYMYAQAAKKLLFMGGEFGQWAEWNHDKSLDWHLLEQPMHQGLQRWVADLNRLYRSEPALHELDCEPDGFEWIDCNDVDNSVFTLLRKSRTEEDMILVTCNFTPLPRYNYRVGVPHAGFWQERLNGDAAEYGGSGVGNFGGVNADEIPYHGHPYSIEVTLPPLAVAFFQCSK
- a CDS encoding polyphosphate kinase 2 family protein, producing MKFDPFIVKPGSKTKLKDYDSRFIGSFEDKEIKLSKQELKEQADELMLRGIKRLGEFQEKLYAQNTYSLLCLFQAMDAAGKDSTIKHVMSGINPQGCQVFSFKQPSMEELDHDYLWRYSKSLPECGRIGIFNRSYYEEVLVVRVHPELLERQQLPEKLKKSKRIWEQRFEEINNFEKYLVNNGVIVLKFFLNVSKEEQKKRFLARLDLPEKNWKFSASDVQERQHWQDYMNAYEDIFNRTSTEWAPWYIIPADRKWYMRLVVAGIIQQTLENLGLEYPVVTEAQRQSLAEARKILESEP